One window from the genome of Rhodococcus sp. ABRD24 encodes:
- a CDS encoding ABC transporter ATP-binding protein → MPTETEMPTETTVAARAVNLSKVYGSGDTQVHALAGVSAEFARGEFTAIMGPSGSGKSTLMHCLAGLDAPSSGSVLIGATDLTTLSDKQMTKLRRDRIGFVFQAFNLVPTLTALENITLPLDIAGRRADQQWLDIVIDRLGLRDRLDHRPSELSGGQQQRVACARALAGQPEIIFGDEPTGNLDSRSSGEVLSILRAAVDEFGQTVVIVTHDPRAASFADRVVFLADGRIVDELREPTAESVLDRMKNLETV, encoded by the coding sequence ATGCCAACCGAAACCGAGATGCCCACCGAAACCACAGTCGCCGCGCGTGCGGTCAACCTGTCGAAGGTCTACGGATCGGGGGACACCCAGGTCCACGCGCTCGCGGGCGTGTCCGCAGAGTTTGCGCGGGGGGAGTTCACCGCGATCATGGGACCGTCCGGCTCCGGCAAGTCGACGCTCATGCACTGCCTGGCCGGTCTCGACGCGCCGTCGTCGGGTTCGGTGCTGATCGGTGCCACGGACCTGACCACGCTGTCGGACAAGCAGATGACGAAGCTGCGCCGCGACCGGATCGGTTTCGTGTTCCAGGCGTTCAACCTGGTGCCGACGCTGACCGCGCTGGAGAACATCACCCTGCCGCTGGACATTGCGGGTCGCCGCGCCGATCAGCAGTGGCTCGATATCGTGATCGATCGCCTCGGTCTGCGGGACAGGCTGGACCACCGGCCCAGCGAGTTGTCTGGAGGTCAGCAGCAGCGCGTCGCGTGTGCGCGGGCCCTCGCCGGGCAGCCGGAGATCATCTTCGGCGACGAGCCGACCGGCAATCTCGACTCGCGGTCCTCGGGCGAGGTGCTCTCGATTCTGCGGGCCGCGGTCGACGAGTTCGGCCAAACCGTCGTGATCGTCACACACGATCCGCGCGCGGCGAGCTTCGCCGATCGAGTGGTGTTCCTCGCCGACGGTCGCATCGTCGACGAGCTGCGTGAGCCCACCGCCGAGTCCGTCCTGGACCGGATGAAGAACCTCGAGACGGTCTGA
- a CDS encoding FtsX-like permease family protein, whose translation MAVTNSPMRKVSLRNLAAHKVRLVLTVLSVVLGTAFVAGSFVFTDTLQKTFDGIVDGSAKGVDVRVSSVDAGSSGVPLTDVATIESLPGVRAVAPAVGGQIVVLNSAGKPLQNGGAPSIGTSYLPPDQALGEPTKFVSGTPPEQTGQIALNQGAATRAGLDVGSSTRVLTMRGWNDVTVSGIYTPETDTGGYVGALFTDAQARELFTDGSHVGYIDVAGTGVSQDELSDRIAAALPDTKVQTGAEVREETKDQVGEALSFINYFLLAFGAIALLVGTFIIYNTFSMIVAQRLRELALLRAIGASRKQVGRSVVFEALIVGIVGSGLGIAAGIGLAYGLRALLNAFDLGLPEGSLQVAPRTIIVALVLGVIVTVVSAYAPARRAAKVPPVAAMREEFASTGDTLRVRTLIGAIAGVVGVIALVAGSRSTGGGAASVVGLGALALVLAVLLAAPALSRPIVGALGAVFAKPFGPVGRLARTNAVRNPRRTAATAFALTLGLMLVSVIGVFGASAKASVNALVDKGVEADYVLTGPNGIGVPAGAAAAAAKVSGVAEAISLHGVMVKIDDEDVLGASLSGSPDGVLRYTMKEGAPDLAGTGMLVGASEASERGWKLGSPVTLTNGDGRQVTTTVTGIYEDNQLLGSWVVSDEVYQEITPASMRSEWAVLIKAAPGTDLTAMADNLVAATDPYVVVQVQDREQFKGTQGEQINTLLAVLYGLLALAVVIAILGIVNTLALSVVERRREIGMLRAVGMQRAQVRRTIYLESVLIAVFGALVGVVLGVVFGWGFVRTLADQGLDQISVPWGQVAAMLIGSGVVGVLAALWPASRASRTKPLEAIADA comes from the coding sequence ATGGCCGTCACCAATTCTCCGATGCGCAAGGTGTCCTTGCGTAACCTCGCCGCCCACAAGGTGCGGCTCGTACTGACCGTGTTGTCGGTGGTCCTCGGCACGGCGTTCGTCGCCGGTTCCTTCGTGTTCACCGATACATTGCAGAAGACGTTCGACGGCATCGTCGACGGCTCCGCGAAGGGTGTCGACGTCCGGGTCAGCAGCGTCGACGCTGGTTCGAGTGGCGTGCCGCTCACCGATGTCGCCACGATCGAATCGTTGCCGGGTGTCCGCGCCGTCGCCCCGGCGGTGGGCGGTCAGATCGTCGTGCTCAATTCGGCGGGCAAGCCGCTGCAGAACGGCGGGGCCCCCAGCATCGGTACGTCCTACCTGCCGCCGGACCAGGCGCTCGGCGAGCCGACGAAGTTCGTGTCCGGCACGCCACCGGAGCAGACCGGCCAGATCGCCCTCAATCAGGGTGCCGCGACGCGGGCCGGCCTCGACGTCGGGTCGAGCACCCGGGTGCTGACGATGCGCGGCTGGAATGACGTCACCGTCTCCGGCATCTATACCCCCGAGACCGACACCGGCGGCTACGTCGGTGCGCTGTTCACCGACGCGCAGGCGCGGGAGTTGTTCACCGACGGCAGTCACGTCGGCTACATCGACGTCGCCGGCACCGGGGTGTCGCAGGACGAGCTGAGCGATCGGATTGCCGCCGCCCTGCCCGACACCAAGGTCCAGACCGGTGCCGAGGTGCGGGAGGAGACCAAGGACCAGGTCGGCGAGGCGCTGAGCTTCATCAACTACTTCCTGTTGGCTTTCGGAGCGATCGCGCTGTTGGTCGGCACGTTCATCATCTACAACACGTTCTCGATGATCGTGGCGCAGCGGCTCCGCGAACTTGCGCTGTTGCGGGCGATCGGTGCGAGCCGCAAGCAGGTGGGCCGCTCGGTGGTGTTCGAGGCGTTGATCGTCGGCATCGTGGGCAGCGGGCTCGGTATCGCCGCAGGCATCGGCCTGGCTTACGGGTTGCGTGCACTGCTCAACGCGTTCGATCTCGGGTTGCCCGAGGGGTCGCTGCAGGTCGCGCCACGCACGATCATCGTCGCACTGGTGCTCGGTGTGATCGTCACGGTCGTCAGCGCCTACGCCCCGGCACGGCGCGCGGCGAAGGTGCCGCCCGTCGCCGCGATGCGCGAGGAGTTCGCGTCCACGGGCGACACCTTGCGGGTGCGCACACTGATCGGTGCGATCGCCGGCGTGGTCGGCGTCATCGCGCTGGTCGCCGGATCCCGGTCCACCGGCGGCGGTGCCGCTTCCGTCGTCGGCCTCGGCGCACTGGCGCTGGTGCTCGCGGTGCTGCTTGCGGCGCCCGCCCTGTCCCGCCCGATCGTCGGTGCGCTCGGCGCGGTGTTCGCGAAGCCGTTCGGTCCGGTTGGACGGCTGGCCCGCACCAATGCGGTGCGCAATCCGCGGCGGACCGCCGCGACCGCGTTCGCGTTGACGCTCGGGCTGATGCTGGTCTCGGTGATCGGGGTGTTCGGCGCTTCGGCGAAGGCCAGCGTCAACGCTCTGGTCGACAAGGGCGTCGAGGCCGACTACGTGCTGACCGGTCCCAACGGGATCGGTGTGCCCGCCGGCGCGGCCGCCGCGGCCGCCAAGGTGTCCGGGGTCGCGGAGGCGATCTCGCTGCACGGCGTCATGGTGAAGATCGACGATGAGGATGTGCTCGGTGCATCGCTGAGCGGATCACCCGACGGCGTGCTCCGCTACACCATGAAGGAAGGCGCTCCGGATCTGGCCGGTACCGGCATGTTGGTCGGCGCGAGCGAGGCGTCCGAGCGTGGGTGGAAACTCGGCAGCCCGGTGACACTGACCAACGGGGACGGTAGGCAGGTCACCACGACGGTGACCGGCATCTACGAGGACAACCAGCTGCTCGGTTCGTGGGTCGTGTCCGACGAGGTGTACCAGGAGATCACCCCGGCGAGTATGCGATCCGAGTGGGCGGTGTTGATCAAAGCCGCACCGGGTACCGACTTGACGGCGATGGCCGATAACCTCGTCGCGGCCACCGACCCGTACGTCGTGGTCCAGGTGCAGGATCGCGAACAGTTCAAGGGCACACAGGGCGAGCAGATCAACACCCTGCTCGCGGTTCTCTACGGGCTGTTGGCACTCGCGGTCGTCATCGCAATCCTCGGCATCGTCAACACGCTCGCACTGTCGGTGGTGGAACGCCGCCGTGAGATCGGCATGCTCCGAGCGGTGGGGATGCAGCGGGCTCAGGTCCGTCGCACCATCTACCTCGAGTCGGTGCTGATCGCGGTATTCGGTGCGCTGGTCGGAGTCGTTCTCGGTGTCGTGTTCGGTTGGGGCTTCGTCCGCACACTCGCGGACCAGGGCCTCGATCAGATCTCGGTGCCGTGGGGTCAGGTGGCGGCGATGCTGATCGGTTCGGGTGTGGTGGGCGTTCTCGCTGCGCTGTGGCCGGCGAGCCGCGCATCGCGCACCAAGCCGCTCGAGGCCATCGCCGACGCATAG
- a CDS encoding acyl-CoA dehydrogenase family protein — translation MNLALTAQERVFRDEMRTYFRTEIPAEIRERVASGQAIERDDVVRTQRILNAAGLAVPNWPVEWGGRDWTAVQRHIWLDEMQLAAVPEPLPFNAGMVGPVIAAFGSDEQKRRFLPPTANLDIWWCQGFSEPGAGSDLASLQTRAVRDGDSYVVNGQKTWTTLAQHADWIFCLVRTDPNAPRRQAGISFLLIDLTSPGVTVRPIQLIDGSYEVNEVFFDDVRVPAENLVGEENAGWSYAKFLLGNERTGVTGVGRTKVKLARAKEHAARTPLGAGSLLDDPLFAARVAELENELLALELTQLRVVASSAHGKPDPASSLLKLRGSELQQAATELLVDVAGPDSLPFDAGGDIESPVWAQRAAPTYLNYRKVSIYSGSSEVQRTIIASSILGL, via the coding sequence ATGAATCTGGCATTGACCGCGCAAGAGCGTGTGTTCCGGGACGAGATGCGGACGTACTTCCGCACCGAGATCCCGGCCGAGATCCGCGAGCGGGTGGCGTCCGGTCAAGCGATCGAGCGCGATGACGTCGTCAGGACGCAACGCATCCTGAATGCCGCGGGTCTCGCCGTCCCGAACTGGCCGGTCGAGTGGGGCGGCCGGGACTGGACAGCGGTACAGCGGCACATCTGGCTCGACGAGATGCAGTTGGCGGCGGTCCCGGAACCACTTCCGTTCAACGCCGGAATGGTCGGTCCGGTGATCGCGGCGTTCGGGTCCGACGAGCAGAAGCGACGCTTTCTGCCGCCTACCGCCAACCTCGACATCTGGTGGTGCCAAGGCTTTTCCGAGCCCGGTGCAGGTTCCGATCTGGCGTCGCTGCAGACTCGGGCTGTCCGCGACGGTGACAGCTACGTGGTCAACGGGCAGAAGACCTGGACCACGCTGGCCCAGCATGCCGACTGGATCTTCTGCCTCGTCCGAACCGACCCGAATGCGCCGAGGCGTCAGGCCGGCATCTCGTTCCTGCTCATCGACCTGACGTCACCGGGTGTGACGGTCCGGCCGATCCAGCTGATCGACGGTAGCTACGAGGTCAACGAGGTGTTCTTCGACGATGTACGGGTGCCGGCGGAGAACCTCGTCGGGGAGGAGAATGCCGGCTGGAGCTACGCCAAATTCCTGCTCGGCAACGAGCGCACCGGTGTCACCGGTGTCGGACGTACCAAGGTCAAGCTGGCGCGCGCGAAGGAACACGCGGCGCGTACCCCGCTCGGTGCTGGTTCGCTGCTCGACGATCCGCTGTTCGCGGCGCGGGTCGCCGAACTCGAGAATGAACTGCTGGCGCTGGAGCTGACGCAACTGCGCGTCGTCGCGAGTTCCGCTCACGGCAAACCGGATCCGGCATCGTCGCTACTGAAGCTGCGCGGCTCCGAGTTGCAGCAGGCCGCGACCGAACTGCTGGTCGACGTCGCGGGGCCCGACTCATTGCCGTTCGATGCGGGAGGGGACATCGAGAGCCCGGTGTGGGCGCAGCGCGCGGCACCGACCTACCTGAATTACCGAAAGGTGTCCATCTACAGCGGATCGAGCGAGGTGCAGCGCACCATCATCGCGTCCTCGATCCTCGGATTGTGA
- a CDS encoding acyl-CoA dehydrogenase family protein has protein sequence MDFDIDEEQQLLRDTTREIFLRSYDSESLAAVKATKRGWSPDVWRRLADTGLLGLPFADEDGGMGAGPVEIGLVMTELGRRLAPEPVLDAVLLPGWLIADVGSEAQRRKILPEVSGGAVLLAFAHAESGTRWPSVEVLASAVREGDSWTVTGTKNPVPHGDCADAVVVSAALPDGGVGLFLIDTGAAGVTRRAYATHDGLRGAQIEFREAVAEPLGEGGDAVVAIRAAQVRAQAALCAEAVGAMEETLRLTTEYLRTRKQFGVPLATFQTLTQRAADMYVSLELARSMSLYATMSLADEVVDPVVASRAKLRIGRSARHIGQEAIQMHGGIGMTAEYAVGHYVSRLTAIEHTLGSSDDHLRVLVADVGGHEMVTVAG, from the coding sequence GTGGATTTCGATATCGACGAGGAACAGCAGCTGCTGCGCGACACCACTCGCGAGATCTTTTTGCGCAGTTACGATTCGGAGAGTCTGGCTGCGGTGAAGGCGACGAAGCGAGGCTGGAGTCCGGATGTCTGGCGGCGGCTTGCCGATACCGGACTGCTCGGCCTTCCGTTCGCGGACGAGGACGGCGGTATGGGGGCGGGTCCGGTGGAGATCGGGTTGGTGATGACCGAACTCGGACGCCGGCTGGCACCCGAACCGGTGCTCGACGCGGTATTGCTGCCCGGTTGGCTGATTGCGGATGTCGGCAGCGAGGCGCAGCGCCGGAAGATCCTGCCGGAGGTCTCCGGCGGCGCGGTGTTGCTGGCCTTCGCGCACGCCGAGTCGGGAACCCGGTGGCCGTCCGTCGAGGTTCTCGCCAGCGCTGTGCGCGAGGGTGATTCGTGGACCGTCACGGGAACCAAGAACCCCGTTCCGCACGGTGACTGTGCCGACGCTGTCGTGGTCTCTGCCGCGCTGCCGGACGGCGGGGTAGGGCTGTTCCTGATCGACACCGGTGCGGCCGGTGTCACCCGTCGGGCGTACGCGACGCACGACGGGCTCCGCGGTGCGCAGATCGAATTCCGCGAGGCGGTCGCCGAACCGCTGGGCGAGGGTGGTGATGCCGTCGTCGCGATCCGGGCAGCACAGGTCCGGGCTCAGGCCGCGCTGTGTGCCGAGGCCGTGGGGGCGATGGAAGAGACGCTGCGGTTGACCACGGAGTACCTCCGGACTCGCAAGCAGTTCGGTGTGCCGTTGGCGACGTTCCAGACGTTGACGCAGCGGGCTGCTGACATGTACGTCTCTCTCGAACTTGCCCGCAGCATGAGCCTGTACGCGACGATGTCGTTGGCGGATGAGGTGGTCGACCCGGTGGTCGCCTCGCGGGCGAAACTGCGGATCGGTCGGTCTGCGCGACACATCGGGCAGGAGGCGATCCAGATGCACGGCGGCATCGGCATGACCGCCGAATACGCGGTGGGGCACTACGTGTCGAGGCTCACGGCGATCGAGCACACGCTGGGCTCGTCCGACGATCACCTGCGGGTGCTCGTCGCGGATGTCGGGGGCCACGAGATGGTGACCGTCGCAGGGTAA
- a CDS encoding BTAD domain-containing putative transcriptional regulator: MANRIEFAVLGPLTALRDGKLIVLDEQPRALLAALLVAFPHSVDIERLRAQVRHTAEAASGNGQPDGRGTDPLEEMLDALQERLGNGVLVREGTRYRLAVDREAVDSARFVDEVRTGEAMRKRAPAAAAESFRKGLRLWRGIAYAGIPTSAFTETVFIETEVARLTTLRFDTRLALATAQLESNSPAAAAVEAEALVADHPLDERAWELLVLGLCRSGQQPHALAAIRRCRAIIDDRLGCEIGAGLRRIETAIMTNDGVYLEAARVSPPPNVLGSNLLQPRTHLVDRERDVSTVLELLDEHRLVTLVGPGGVGKTRLAVEVCRRHDDPDGPWIVDLTKVSDGSLIPSTIATLLQLPGVGSAAHLAEVMAARECVLVLDNCEHVADYTADVSRAIVEHCPGVHVVVTGAAPLGVTGEAVYKVEPLPVDGAALELFADRACGVTAGWQLDRKNHDAVQSICSEVGGLPLGIELAAAQLRYLTEEQIAKGLADRFAWQHGLPSPALGLRGRLWDTIDWVNRLLSDGEARLLRRVAVFAGSFDAEGAAAVCVRDSTAEVSVVLTELVRRSLVRVVPGSSPTRYRMLAIVRQFAREQADDAESIAMRTAHRSFVLNRVESVAAQLRSARAGQVMGLLATDQAEHRGALESAFAMDDAHYALALAGGLSWFWYRTGNIGEGLLFLHTALDLVAGDWRPPEPRVMARALDGLSSLTYLTGDVATAEDAVQRGAALWSSIGEIGEAARDEAWRAHFVAIQGRPVAAVEICRHAVQLAVEHDALWAEAEARLVLGMLLRTIDRTEDAREELRSAIRAGERCGHRWAVTSSTWGLMKVASDVGDTEGALSTMGILRADLEVEGDVMSWLVMVHSTAAVLAAAGRPTDGAVLMGAVDTLGAHAGFLPAWIDVVDGPIESAVVHDALDDEQYEQYAAVGAHLTREQVDRLLGELVEGPVSESR, encoded by the coding sequence ATGGCGAACCGAATCGAGTTCGCGGTCCTGGGACCGCTGACCGCCCTGCGCGACGGCAAGCTGATCGTCCTCGACGAGCAGCCGCGGGCACTGCTTGCCGCGCTCCTGGTCGCTTTCCCTCATTCGGTGGACATCGAGCGGCTGCGGGCGCAGGTGCGACATACCGCCGAGGCTGCCTCCGGAAACGGGCAGCCCGACGGCCGGGGGACCGATCCACTCGAAGAGATGCTCGATGCGCTGCAGGAACGTCTGGGCAACGGTGTGCTGGTGCGTGAGGGCACGCGCTACCGCCTCGCGGTGGACCGAGAGGCGGTCGATTCGGCAAGGTTCGTCGACGAGGTCCGCACGGGCGAGGCAATGCGCAAGCGCGCTCCCGCCGCGGCCGCCGAGTCCTTCCGCAAGGGGCTGCGACTGTGGCGCGGAATCGCGTACGCGGGTATTCCGACGTCGGCGTTCACCGAGACGGTGTTCATCGAGACCGAGGTGGCGCGGCTGACGACGCTGCGATTCGATACGCGCCTTGCATTGGCGACGGCGCAGCTCGAGAGCAACTCGCCCGCAGCTGCGGCGGTCGAGGCGGAGGCGCTCGTCGCCGACCATCCCCTCGACGAGAGAGCGTGGGAGCTGCTGGTACTGGGACTGTGCCGATCGGGCCAGCAACCTCACGCGCTGGCCGCGATCCGACGCTGCCGGGCCATCATCGACGACCGGCTCGGCTGCGAGATCGGCGCGGGCCTGCGTCGGATCGAGACCGCGATCATGACGAACGACGGAGTGTATCTCGAGGCTGCGCGGGTATCGCCGCCGCCGAATGTGCTGGGATCCAATCTGCTCCAGCCGAGGACTCACCTGGTGGACCGCGAACGCGACGTGTCCACCGTCCTCGAACTGCTTGACGAGCATCGCCTCGTCACACTCGTCGGCCCCGGCGGGGTCGGGAAGACGCGCCTCGCCGTCGAGGTGTGCCGGCGGCACGACGATCCGGACGGGCCGTGGATCGTGGATCTGACCAAGGTCAGTGACGGGTCGCTGATCCCGTCGACGATCGCGACGCTGCTGCAGCTGCCCGGGGTGGGGTCGGCCGCGCACCTAGCCGAGGTGATGGCGGCCCGGGAGTGCGTCCTGGTGCTCGACAACTGTGAGCACGTCGCGGACTACACCGCCGACGTCTCCCGGGCGATCGTCGAGCACTGCCCCGGCGTGCACGTGGTCGTCACCGGAGCGGCCCCACTCGGAGTTACCGGAGAGGCCGTCTACAAGGTCGAACCCCTTCCGGTGGACGGAGCGGCGCTCGAGCTGTTCGCGGACCGGGCGTGCGGGGTGACCGCCGGCTGGCAGCTGGACAGAAAGAATCATGATGCGGTGCAATCGATCTGTAGCGAGGTGGGCGGGCTGCCGCTGGGGATCGAACTTGCCGCGGCACAACTGCGGTATCTGACCGAGGAGCAGATCGCGAAAGGTCTGGCCGACCGTTTCGCGTGGCAGCACGGACTCCCGTCGCCGGCCCTCGGGCTGCGCGGACGGCTGTGGGACACCATCGACTGGGTCAACCGTCTGCTGTCCGACGGGGAGGCGCGGCTGCTGCGCCGGGTGGCCGTGTTCGCCGGATCCTTCGATGCCGAGGGCGCCGCTGCCGTCTGCGTACGGGATTCGACTGCGGAGGTGTCGGTAGTCCTGACAGAGCTGGTGCGGCGGTCGCTCGTTCGGGTGGTTCCGGGATCGTCACCCACCCGATACCGGATGCTGGCGATCGTGCGGCAGTTCGCTCGTGAGCAGGCGGACGACGCCGAATCGATTGCGATGCGGACGGCGCACCGGAGCTTCGTGTTGAATCGGGTGGAATCGGTTGCAGCGCAGTTGCGCTCCGCCCGGGCCGGGCAGGTAATGGGTCTGCTCGCCACCGATCAGGCGGAACACCGAGGCGCGCTCGAGTCGGCGTTCGCGATGGACGACGCGCACTACGCACTCGCACTTGCGGGCGGACTGAGCTGGTTCTGGTATCGGACCGGCAACATCGGTGAGGGGCTCCTGTTCCTGCACACCGCCCTCGACCTGGTCGCTGGTGACTGGCGACCGCCGGAGCCGAGGGTCATGGCGCGCGCGCTCGACGGGTTGTCGTCGCTGACGTATCTTACCGGCGACGTGGCGACCGCGGAGGATGCGGTGCAGCGAGGTGCGGCGTTGTGGTCCTCGATCGGCGAGATCGGGGAGGCTGCACGCGACGAGGCGTGGCGCGCGCACTTCGTCGCAATTCAGGGTCGGCCCGTGGCGGCAGTTGAAATATGCCGTCATGCAGTACAACTGGCGGTCGAACACGATGCGTTGTGGGCGGAGGCGGAGGCGCGGTTGGTGCTCGGCATGCTGCTGCGCACTATCGACCGCACCGAGGACGCCCGGGAGGAGTTGCGTAGCGCAATCCGCGCCGGGGAGCGGTGCGGCCACCGATGGGCGGTGACGTCCTCGACGTGGGGGCTGATGAAAGTGGCGTCGGATGTCGGCGACACCGAGGGGGCGCTGTCCACGATGGGCATACTCCGTGCCGATCTCGAGGTGGAGGGTGACGTCATGTCGTGGCTGGTGATGGTCCACTCGACGGCCGCTGTGCTCGCTGCGGCCGGCCGGCCCACCGACGGTGCGGTGCTCATGGGTGCCGTTGACACCCTGGGCGCCCATGCGGGGTTCCTGCCGGCGTGGATCGACGTGGTGGACGGCCCGATCGAGTCTGCGGTGGTTCACGATGCCCTCGACGACGAGCAGTACGAGCAGTATGCGGCCGTGGGCGCGCACCTCACCCGTGAACAGGTCGATCGGTTGCTGGGGGAGCTGGTCGAGGGCCCGGTGAGCGAGTCTCGGTAG
- a CDS encoding hydroxymethylglutaryl-CoA lyase, with protein MSYSFAPQPVLRDVTLRDGLQLTGKMLSTERKLEIARGLLALGVPELEIGSMARPDLVPPMANTLEVIADMTPDELARCWVWVATPRHVEKAAAAGARNFQYCFSASDSHNRANIGRSTDDSLAAMPAAIELTRAVGGRIQLCIATSFTCPFEGTVAEDRVLSIANDERAVGADDIVLADTLGQAVPAQVTALVSRIAAESPKRRIVFHGHDTWGLGVANTLAAITAGATVVDGSLGGLGGCPFAPGASGNTSSEDIAFATRPDWLTPQTLTGLVDISMPMLTELGEPNRSRTAEGTRSEARAFEWVRPAN; from the coding sequence ATGAGCTATTCGTTTGCGCCGCAACCGGTTCTACGGGATGTGACGCTGCGCGACGGACTGCAGCTCACCGGCAAGATGCTGTCCACCGAGCGCAAGCTCGAGATCGCACGCGGACTCCTCGCACTCGGCGTACCCGAACTCGAGATCGGGTCGATGGCCCGCCCCGACCTGGTACCGCCGATGGCGAACACGCTCGAGGTGATCGCCGACATGACGCCCGACGAACTCGCCCGGTGCTGGGTGTGGGTAGCCACTCCCCGGCATGTCGAGAAGGCCGCGGCGGCTGGAGCCCGCAACTTCCAGTACTGCTTCTCGGCTTCGGACTCACACAACCGCGCCAACATCGGCCGGTCGACCGACGACAGCCTCGCCGCGATGCCCGCGGCGATCGAGCTGACACGGGCCGTCGGCGGACGGATCCAGCTGTGCATAGCGACATCGTTCACATGCCCCTTCGAAGGCACGGTCGCCGAGGATCGCGTTCTTTCGATCGCGAACGACGAACGGGCCGTGGGGGCCGACGACATCGTGCTCGCCGACACTCTCGGACAGGCCGTCCCGGCGCAGGTGACCGCACTGGTGTCGCGAATCGCCGCGGAATCTCCGAAGCGGCGCATCGTCTTCCACGGCCACGACACGTGGGGGCTCGGTGTTGCCAACACGCTCGCCGCGATCACGGCCGGCGCCACCGTGGTCGACGGTTCCCTCGGTGGGCTCGGCGGCTGCCCGTTCGCGCCGGGTGCAAGCGGCAATACCTCCAGCGAGGACATCGCGTTCGCTACCCGGCCGGACTGGCTCACCCCGCAGACCCTCACCGGACTGGTGGACATCTCGATGCCGATGCTGACGGAGCTGGGCGAGCCCAACCGGTCGCGGACCGCCGAGGGCACACGATCCGAGGCCCGCGCGTTCGAATGGGTGCGGCCGGCAAACTGA
- a CDS encoding CaiB/BaiF CoA-transferase family protein, protein MTQDSPTRPHRPLDGVRVLELGNYIAAPTAGRLLADFGAEVIKVERPRTGDELRNWRLYSGTTSMLYRTVNRNKKSIVLDLRTEEGRRLVLELAAQCDVLLENFRPGTLEKWGIGPEQLDAVNPDLVITRISAFGQTGPLSQRPGFAAVAEAVGGFRELVGDPDRPPVRVGVSIGDSIAGLYAAFGSVMALFQRQSRRGEPIALSQRTIDVALNESIMSMMESLIPDYLAYGVKRERVGGRMEGIAPSNAYPCKDGTSIIISGNADAIFQRYMETIERPDLAADPQLQTNAGRWERRDELDAAIGEWTSRHTRADTLRIMEEAAVPSGPIYTAADICEDEQYKARNMIQTFTVDTGGAEPREVGFPGIVPVIGERSLPIDHVGPDLGVDTREVLSTVLGKPDAEIDRIISTMEES, encoded by the coding sequence ATGACGCAGGATTCCCCGACCCGACCCCACCGCCCCCTCGACGGCGTGCGCGTGCTCGAGCTCGGCAACTACATCGCCGCCCCCACCGCCGGACGACTGCTCGCCGACTTCGGCGCCGAGGTGATCAAGGTCGAGCGCCCGCGCACGGGCGACGAATTGCGCAACTGGCGGCTGTACTCGGGTACGACGTCGATGCTGTACCGGACCGTCAATCGCAACAAGAAATCGATCGTGCTGGACCTGCGGACGGAAGAGGGCCGCCGCCTGGTGCTCGAGCTGGCCGCGCAATGCGACGTGTTGCTCGAGAACTTCCGGCCCGGGACCCTGGAGAAGTGGGGCATCGGTCCGGAGCAACTGGACGCGGTGAACCCGGATCTGGTGATAACCCGGATCTCCGCGTTCGGTCAAACCGGCCCACTGTCCCAGCGTCCGGGGTTCGCCGCGGTCGCAGAGGCGGTCGGCGGATTTCGGGAACTCGTCGGCGATCCGGACCGGCCGCCGGTGCGCGTGGGGGTATCGATCGGCGACTCGATCGCCGGACTGTATGCGGCATTCGGGTCGGTGATGGCCCTGTTCCAGCGACAGTCGCGACGAGGTGAGCCGATCGCCCTGTCGCAGCGGACCATCGACGTCGCGCTCAACGAGTCGATCATGTCGATGATGGAGTCGCTGATCCCCGACTACCTGGCCTACGGCGTCAAGCGAGAACGCGTGGGTGGACGCATGGAGGGCATCGCCCCGTCCAACGCGTACCCGTGCAAGGACGGCACGAGCATCATCATCTCGGGCAACGCCGACGCGATCTTCCAGCGATACATGGAGACGATCGAGCGGCCGGACCTCGCCGCCGATCCGCAGCTGCAGACCAACGCCGGAAGGTGGGAGCGCCGCGACGAACTCGACGCCGCGATCGGCGAGTGGACGTCCCGCCACACCCGTGCGGACACGCTACGCATCATGGAGGAGGCGGCCGTGCCGTCAGGGCCGATCTACACCGCCGCCGACATCTGCGAAGACGAGCAGTACAAGGCACGCAACATGATCCAGACGTTCACCGTCGATACCGGCGGGGCCGAGCCGCGGGAGGTCGGCTTCCCCGGAATCGTGCCGGTGATCGGCGAGAGGTCGCTACCGATCGACCACGTCGGCCCCGATCTCGGCGTCGACACCCGCGAGGTTCTGTCGACGGTACTCGGCAAGCCCGATGCCGAGATCGACCGGATCATCTCGACTATGGAGGAATCATGA